A genome region from Arachidicoccus soli includes the following:
- a CDS encoding cell division protein ZapA has product MTELIIIQVVLGDRTYRLKVKKTDEEIVRKTVKLVNDKVSEFKLNFAGKDMQDYISMALLWFATEQNKSGSFMIEQKETHQKLNSLEHLLDKLLKEE; this is encoded by the coding sequence ATGACAGAATTAATCATAATACAAGTCGTGCTTGGCGATAGAACTTATCGACTAAAGGTCAAAAAGACCGATGAAGAAATTGTACGCAAAACAGTAAAACTAGTAAACGATAAGGTTTCTGAATTTAAACTCAATTTTGCCGGAAAAGATATGCAAGATTATATCTCCATGGCTTTATTGTGGTTTGCTACCGAGCAAAACAAATCCGGTTCTTTTATGATTGAACAAAAAGAGACCCATCAAAAACTTAATAGCCTTGAACATCTATTAGACAAACTCCTTAAAGAAGAATAA
- the pheT gene encoding phenylalanine--tRNA ligase subunit beta, which translates to MTISYNWLSEYLPEKTDPEKLSRILTSIGLEVESLEKYQSVKGGLAGLIIGEVLSCEQHPNADKLKLTTVNIGNEVPLKIVCGAPNVAVGQKVVVATVGTTIFPSSGDPLTMKVAKIRGEESFGMLCAEDELGLGQSHAGIMVLPKEVKVGMAASEYFSVYEDYTYEIGLTPNRMDAMSHIGVARDVCAYLTRHNNGNFKYKTPSVNSFKPDNNSLPITVSVENTEAAPRYTGISISNITVASSPDWLQNKLKSIGLRPINNIVDITNFVLHETGQPLHAFDAAMVSGNSIVVKNLPENTPFITLDNKEIKLSADDLMICNKEEGMCIAGVYGGLKSGVSENTKSIFLESAYFHPSTIRKTSMRHGLRTDAAARFEKGVDISNTLYALKRAALLIKEIAGGQISSDIVDLYPSPKERTQVALKFHYLKKLSGKNYHHDAIINVLEALGFEKIKESLDEVWVAVPLSKPDISLPADIVEEILRIDGLDNIDIPSSIHITPAIDTLGLKEDTREKIAGFLVGQGFNEIMTNSITNSKYYSEEILATSVKMINSLSADLDLMRPSMLETGLECLAYNLNRKNSNLQLFEFGKTYRSTSIGKYFETEHLALYIAGKTHEDEWKEKGKQFDFFRAKGLAQSILTLCGLSNIKYTTLENESGVAFSVNKTSLGKVIEVNKKAKELFDIKSSIYFVDIDFQAIIKLKEKETILYKEVARFPSVQRDLAMVVDKAVLFENIYAVIKKSNLTLLKETRLFDIFESEKLGENKKSLAINFTFLDEQKTLTDKEIDAMINKLILGFEKELNAEIRK; encoded by the coding sequence ATGACAATTTCTTACAACTGGTTAAGCGAATACCTTCCGGAAAAAACAGATCCGGAAAAACTTTCTAGAATTCTTACCTCCATTGGTTTAGAAGTGGAAAGCTTAGAAAAATATCAAAGTGTAAAAGGTGGCCTCGCAGGTCTCATAATAGGTGAAGTACTTAGTTGTGAACAGCATCCCAATGCAGATAAACTAAAATTAACGACTGTAAATATTGGGAATGAAGTACCACTTAAAATTGTTTGTGGCGCACCTAATGTTGCCGTTGGTCAGAAAGTAGTTGTTGCTACAGTGGGCACGACTATTTTTCCAAGTTCCGGAGATCCCCTCACAATGAAAGTAGCAAAGATTCGTGGTGAAGAAAGCTTTGGAATGCTCTGCGCAGAAGACGAGCTGGGTCTTGGTCAAAGCCATGCAGGCATTATGGTTTTACCCAAAGAGGTAAAAGTGGGTATGGCGGCTTCTGAATACTTTTCGGTTTATGAAGATTATACTTACGAAATAGGTCTTACGCCCAACCGAATGGATGCCATGAGCCATATCGGTGTAGCGCGCGATGTATGCGCCTACCTTACGCGGCATAACAATGGCAACTTTAAATACAAAACACCGTCCGTAAATAGTTTTAAGCCCGATAATAACAGCTTACCAATTACCGTCTCTGTAGAAAATACTGAAGCCGCTCCGCGGTATACGGGCATTTCTATCAGTAATATTACGGTGGCTTCTTCTCCGGATTGGTTACAAAACAAATTAAAATCAATTGGATTAAGACCTATCAATAATATTGTTGATATTACAAACTTTGTATTGCATGAAACGGGTCAACCGCTCCACGCCTTTGATGCAGCAATGGTTTCTGGCAATTCAATTGTTGTCAAAAACCTTCCGGAAAACACTCCATTTATTACGCTCGACAATAAAGAAATAAAACTTTCGGCAGATGATTTAATGATTTGCAATAAAGAAGAAGGTATGTGTATTGCAGGTGTATATGGCGGTCTCAAAAGTGGCGTGAGCGAAAATACTAAAAGTATTTTTTTAGAAAGTGCTTATTTCCATCCTTCTACAATCCGAAAAACATCAATGCGCCATGGCCTGCGTACCGATGCGGCAGCCCGCTTTGAAAAAGGTGTAGACATTTCCAATACTCTATATGCGCTAAAGCGCGCGGCATTGTTGATAAAGGAAATTGCCGGTGGTCAAATTAGCTCAGATATTGTCGATTTATATCCTTCTCCAAAAGAAAGAACCCAAGTCGCTTTAAAATTTCATTATTTAAAAAAATTAAGTGGGAAAAACTATCACCATGATGCGATTATTAATGTACTGGAAGCACTGGGTTTCGAAAAAATTAAGGAATCACTTGATGAAGTTTGGGTAGCTGTCCCACTTAGCAAACCTGATATTTCTTTACCGGCCGATATCGTAGAAGAAATTTTACGAATAGACGGGCTGGACAATATTGATATTCCTTCATCTATTCATATTACTCCGGCAATTGATACCTTGGGCTTAAAGGAAGATACGCGCGAAAAAATTGCTGGGTTCTTAGTAGGGCAGGGGTTCAACGAAATAATGACCAACTCTATTACCAATAGTAAATATTATTCAGAAGAAATATTAGCAACTTCCGTAAAAATGATAAACAGTCTGAGCGCCGATTTAGATTTAATGCGGCCCTCAATGCTGGAAACTGGTTTGGAATGTCTCGCTTATAATTTAAATAGAAAAAACTCCAATCTTCAATTATTCGAATTTGGTAAAACCTATAGATCTACCAGTATTGGGAAATATTTTGAAACAGAACATTTAGCACTATATATTGCCGGGAAAACCCATGAAGACGAATGGAAAGAAAAGGGGAAACAGTTTGATTTTTTCCGTGCAAAAGGCCTGGCACAAAGCATTCTAACACTTTGTGGGCTTTCTAATATAAAATATACAACTCTCGAAAATGAATCGGGGGTCGCATTTTCTGTAAATAAAACCAGTTTAGGCAAGGTAATTGAAGTAAATAAAAAAGCGAAGGAACTGTTTGACATAAAATCCTCCATTTATTTTGTGGATATCGATTTTCAAGCAATAATCAAATTAAAAGAAAAAGAAACTATCTTATATAAAGAAGTTGCTCGTTTTCCTTCGGTACAACGTGATTTAGCAATGGTAGTGGATAAGGCTGTTTTGTTTGAAAACATTTATGCTGTGATTAAAAAATCAAATTTAACCCTGTTAAAAGAAACACGTTTATTTGATATTTTTGAAAGCGAAAAATTAGGAGAAAATAAAAAATCACTGGCGATTAATTTTACATTTTTGGATGAACAAAAAACCTTAACCGACAAGGAAATTGATGCAATGATTAATAAGCTGATTCTGGGTTTTGAAAAAGAGCTAAATGCAGAAATTAGAAAATAA
- a CDS encoding SusC/RagA family TonB-linked outer membrane protein, with product MRQKLLLLLCFGMFLFAGKAFSQDISVSGTVKNAKGEAIAAASILVKGTKQGAITNSQGEFSLKVKNGDYLVISAISYETQTVKVNSSEMDVILKEQDAALTEVVVTALGRSLNKAKIGYSTIAFTADQISKNAPVGLLDNLAGKVPGAQISNIGGPGSSTKVILRGYGAIAGGSNAPLLVIDGVPLANNSPAGSDNTDFGNGINDINPDDVESENFLLGTAATAIYGSLAKNGAIIITTKQGKAGNLKIAYNGGINFSKVGKLPKMQDQFGNGWGFEFIPGENGSWGPKLDGVVRPWGSVVDNSQLIKPFSFINNNIRDFYTTGVEGNNNVSLSGGNEHNRFYFSYGNVSSNGVIPTQSDLLQRNTFSIKTNTNYGKFSFNSFFNYINRKQNAPNTGQASANGGGVFESLLQIPVDLPIKDFQLYKNKFFNVDNYFTPYAENPYYGLNENGDQQRSDRLLGNLEAKYEFTPSFSALYRLGGDFENTRTQSWNQPNAPASGSWNGPNPTNTEGATRKVDPGSYEKYNQFYGTINMDFIVEYKHDLSNTLNLDIIGGGNYYQNSYEATDALVTNLVIPGFFNLSNSNQPPTATGSTTRSRSVGLYSQATLAFKNQLYLTGNVRNDWFSTLPIEKNSVFYPGANLSWVASNTFDLSNSSISYLKLRAAYGVTGSAPSAYQTYNVLNATNIGLGFGSLTSPFNGVSSFLVSNNIPNSQLKPIITKELEGGFEIKALHDRIGLDATFYHRITQNQIFQVPVAPSTGYTTLVQNLGHVRNQGIEIAFNATPIKSNNFEWNINYSFAKNWNKVLDLTGGSPNPILNTAYDAELRAVVGKSVAEIYAPTPQLSPSGQIVVSPTTGFPLVNTTPNTADNNITKRDYGSALYKYTMGFYNSWRYKDVSFDFALDYRFGGVMYSGTSDLLNFVGNAYNTTYNERKPFIVPNSVVANTDGSGKTTYSENTIAIPSEDMYDYYYPTKNPALAYDSRIISKSFLKLRSVNLSYSLPSTWANGIRVNKILVGIYAKNLLLWTPASNAFVDPEATNYGTDLNGELGEFRTAPLEKEFGFVLKVLF from the coding sequence ATGAGACAAAAACTATTACTACTACTCTGTTTCGGAATGTTTCTTTTTGCGGGAAAGGCTTTTTCGCAAGATATTTCTGTTTCTGGGACAGTAAAGAATGCCAAAGGGGAAGCAATTGCAGCGGCATCGATTCTGGTTAAAGGAACTAAACAAGGTGCAATTACTAATAGCCAAGGGGAATTTAGCTTAAAAGTTAAAAATGGCGATTATTTAGTTATTTCGGCAATTAGTTATGAAACCCAGACTGTAAAGGTTAATTCTTCAGAAATGGATGTAATATTAAAAGAACAGGATGCGGCACTTACAGAAGTTGTAGTGACTGCTTTGGGGCGTTCTTTGAATAAAGCAAAAATTGGGTATTCCACTATTGCTTTTACTGCAGATCAAATAAGTAAAAATGCTCCAGTAGGGTTATTAGATAACTTGGCAGGAAAAGTACCAGGTGCTCAAATTTCGAATATTGGTGGACCTGGATCTTCAACTAAAGTTATTCTTAGGGGGTATGGGGCTATTGCTGGTGGGTCTAATGCGCCATTATTGGTTATAGATGGTGTGCCGCTAGCAAATAACTCTCCCGCCGGAAGTGATAATACGGATTTTGGTAATGGAATAAATGATATTAACCCTGATGATGTTGAAAGCGAGAATTTTTTATTAGGAACTGCAGCAACTGCAATCTATGGCTCACTTGCCAAAAATGGAGCAATTATTATTACAACAAAACAAGGTAAGGCCGGCAATTTGAAAATAGCCTATAATGGCGGCATTAATTTTAGCAAGGTTGGTAAGTTGCCCAAAATGCAAGATCAGTTTGGGAATGGATGGGGGTTTGAATTTATACCAGGGGAAAATGGTAGTTGGGGACCAAAGTTAGATGGTGTCGTTCGTCCTTGGGGTTCAGTCGTAGATAATTCTCAATTAATAAAACCCTTTTCTTTTATTAACAATAATATTAGAGACTTCTATACTACAGGAGTTGAAGGGAATAATAATGTATCACTTTCTGGAGGGAATGAACATAATAGGTTTTACTTTTCTTATGGAAATGTTTCAAGTAATGGAGTAATTCCAACTCAATCAGACCTGTTGCAAAGAAATACTTTTTCTATTAAAACCAATACGAATTATGGGAAGTTTTCCTTCAATTCATTTTTTAATTACATAAATAGAAAACAAAACGCTCCAAACACAGGACAAGCCTCTGCAAACGGAGGTGGCGTATTTGAGTCTTTGCTACAAATACCTGTTGATTTACCCATTAAAGACTTCCAATTATATAAGAACAAGTTCTTTAATGTAGATAATTATTTTACTCCATATGCGGAAAATCCATATTATGGATTAAATGAAAATGGTGATCAACAGAGATCTGATCGTCTATTAGGAAATTTAGAAGCAAAGTATGAATTTACGCCTTCTTTTTCTGCTCTATATAGACTTGGTGGAGACTTTGAAAACACGAGAACACAAAGTTGGAATCAACCTAATGCTCCAGCTTCAGGAAGTTGGAATGGGCCAAATCCTACAAATACCGAAGGTGCCACAAGAAAAGTTGACCCAGGATCTTATGAAAAGTACAACCAGTTTTATGGAACAATAAATATGGATTTTATTGTGGAGTATAAACATGATTTAAGTAACACCCTTAATTTAGATATAATAGGTGGAGGAAATTATTATCAGAATAGTTATGAAGCAACAGATGCGCTTGTTACAAATTTGGTAATTCCGGGCTTTTTTAACCTTTCGAATTCAAATCAGCCACCTACTGCGACTGGTTCGACTACAAGATCTAGAAGTGTAGGGTTATATAGCCAAGCAACACTTGCATTTAAGAATCAGCTGTATTTAACGGGAAATGTTAGAAATGACTGGTTCTCGACTCTTCCGATAGAGAAGAACTCTGTATTTTACCCCGGAGCAAACCTTTCTTGGGTTGCTTCAAATACTTTTGACTTATCAAATAGTTCAATTTCTTATTTAAAACTTAGAGCGGCATATGGGGTTACAGGATCTGCCCCTTCAGCTTATCAAACTTATAATGTATTAAATGCAACAAACATTGGGCTTGGTTTTGGTAGCCTAACTTCTCCATTTAATGGGGTAAGTTCTTTTTTGGTAAGTAATAATATTCCTAATTCTCAACTGAAACCAATTATTACAAAGGAACTTGAAGGTGGATTTGAAATAAAAGCGTTGCATGATAGAATTGGTCTTGACGCAACCTTTTATCACAGAATTACACAAAATCAAATTTTTCAGGTTCCGGTTGCGCCTTCTACAGGCTACACCACATTGGTTCAAAACCTTGGACACGTAAGAAATCAAGGCATAGAAATTGCATTTAATGCAACTCCTATAAAGTCTAATAACTTTGAATGGAATATTAATTATTCGTTTGCTAAGAATTGGAATAAAGTATTGGATTTAACTGGTGGGTCTCCTAACCCAATCCTAAATACTGCATATGATGCAGAACTAAGGGCGGTTGTTGGGAAGTCAGTTGCGGAAATATATGCACCAACCCCACAATTATCACCTTCTGGTCAGATTGTTGTAAGCCCAACAACAGGTTTTCCGTTGGTAAATACTACACCAAATACAGCTGACAATAACATAACCAAAAGAGACTATGGATCTGCTTTATATAAATACACTATGGGTTTTTATAATAGTTGGCGGTATAAAGATGTATCATTCGATTTTGCATTAGATTATAGATTTGGTGGGGTTATGTATAGTGGTACTTCTGATTTGTTAAATTTTGTGGGAAATGCATACAATACTACTTATAATGAGCGTAAACCATTTATTGTACCAAATTCGGTAGTTGCTAATACGGATGGAAGTGGAAAGACGACCTATTCTGAAAATACCATTGCTATTCCTTCCGAAGATATGTATGATTATTATTATCCTACTAAAAACCCAGCTCTGGCTTATGACTCTAGAATAATTTCAAAATCGTTTTTAAAACTTAGAAGTGTAAACCTTTCTTATTCATTGCCTAGTACTTGGGCAAATGGGATTAGGGTGAATAAAATTCTTGTAGGAATATATGCTAAAAATCTATTGTTATGGACTCCTGCTTCAAATGCTTTTGTTGATCCCGAAGCTACAAACTATGGAACCGACTTAAATGGAGAATTAGGAGAATTTAGAACGGCACCTCTTGAAAAGGAGTTTGGGTTCGTTTTAAAGGTATTATTTTAA
- a CDS encoding M1 family metallopeptidase, translating into MRKSIILLVGSLFLGLNFLVAQDLYMPRNIVKAFKNGTRSLDGNPGKNYWQNKGVYDINVMVNPETKAVTGEETIAYTNNSPDTLKMIAIRFVNNLHKPEAPRSGYASADFLDSGLTITSFWINDLQYNIDAKNWGTVVAIRLKTPLLPHSSTTLKINWNYPLSKQSGREGQIDSTTFYCAYSYPRVSVYDDYNGWDMLPHSDRQEFYNDFNDYKLNVKVPKDYVVWATGNLLNADEVLQPAIAKRLKDSYLSDSVIHIATHNDMQQKKVTRQYSWNIWKFEANDITDVCFGTSNHYVWDGASTIVDRKTGRRTSMQAAYNETSEDFHHSVAFGQNALKYFSTQYPGVPFPFPKMTAFQGFADMEYPMMVNDSHVDNMPFAQMLQDHEMAHSYFPFYMGINETRYAYMDEGWATTFEYLIGQEEYGKAHADAEYKAFRVKSWIGDPSTEEDQPIITMSTQVSGAGYGNNSYVKASLSYLALKDMLGDALFKKALHHYMDVWHSKHPIPWDYFNAMSAGAGENLNWFFQNWFFTNNYIDLKINGVKKQKDDYVVEIRNVGGFAIPFDIVMTYADGQTARIHETPAIWKGNEQVQRIKIPSRQAIQSIQLDGGIFMDYTPTDNVWKAE; encoded by the coding sequence ATGAGAAAGAGTATTATTCTCTTAGTGGGTTCCTTATTCCTTGGACTCAATTTCCTGGTAGCACAAGATTTGTATATGCCTCGTAATATTGTAAAGGCTTTTAAAAACGGCACCCGCTCTTTAGATGGGAACCCCGGCAAAAATTATTGGCAAAATAAAGGCGTTTATGATATTAATGTAATGGTTAATCCGGAAACCAAAGCAGTTACAGGTGAAGAAACAATTGCCTATACGAATAATAGCCCGGATACTTTAAAGATGATTGCGATAAGGTTTGTCAACAACTTACACAAACCGGAAGCGCCAAGATCAGGATATGCGAGTGCTGACTTTTTAGATTCCGGATTAACGATTACTTCTTTTTGGATAAATGACCTGCAATATAATATAGATGCAAAAAATTGGGGAACAGTTGTCGCCATTAGGTTAAAAACGCCATTATTGCCGCACTCCTCGACGACATTGAAAATCAATTGGAACTATCCTTTATCTAAGCAAAGTGGAAGAGAAGGACAAATCGATTCTACCACTTTTTATTGCGCTTATTCTTATCCACGGGTTTCGGTGTATGATGATTACAATGGATGGGACATGCTGCCACATAGCGACAGGCAAGAGTTTTATAACGACTTTAATGATTACAAACTTAATGTAAAAGTACCAAAGGATTATGTGGTATGGGCTACCGGAAATCTTTTGAATGCCGATGAAGTGTTGCAACCGGCAATAGCAAAGCGCTTGAAGGACTCTTATCTATCGGACAGTGTGATACATATTGCGACACATAATGATATGCAACAGAAAAAAGTAACAAGACAGTATAGTTGGAATATATGGAAATTTGAAGCAAATGATATTACAGATGTTTGTTTTGGTACCAGTAACCATTATGTTTGGGATGGCGCGAGCACAATTGTTGATCGCAAGACAGGAAGACGTACCAGTATGCAAGCGGCATATAATGAGACATCAGAAGATTTTCACCATTCTGTGGCATTTGGTCAAAATGCTTTGAAATATTTCTCCACGCAATATCCCGGAGTGCCATTTCCATTCCCCAAGATGACGGCATTTCAAGGTTTTGCCGATATGGAGTATCCTATGATGGTCAATGACTCACATGTGGATAATATGCCTTTCGCACAGATGTTGCAAGACCATGAAATGGCGCATTCTTATTTTCCTTTTTATATGGGTATCAATGAAACACGCTATGCCTATATGGACGAAGGATGGGCAACCACCTTTGAGTATTTGATTGGTCAAGAAGAATATGGCAAAGCACATGCCGATGCAGAATACAAGGCATTCAGGGTAAAAAGTTGGATTGGTGACCCGTCAACAGAAGAAGACCAACCCATTATTACGATGTCCACACAAGTAAGCGGTGCCGGGTATGGCAACAACTCTTATGTAAAGGCATCACTAAGTTATTTGGCCTTGAAAGATATGTTGGGCGATGCTTTATTTAAGAAAGCTTTACATCATTATATGGATGTGTGGCATAGCAAACATCCGATTCCTTGGGATTATTTTAATGCAATGAGCGCCGGAGCAGGCGAAAACCTGAACTGGTTTTTTCAAAACTGGTTTTTTACCAATAATTATATTGACCTAAAGATTAATGGTGTGAAAAAGCAAAAGGACGATTATGTAGTGGAGATAAGAAATGTCGGAGGATTTGCCATTCCCTTTGATATAGTAATGACTTATGCTGATGGCCAAACGGCAAGAATACATGAGACTCCGGCAATTTGGAAAGGCAATGAGCAAGTGCAACGGATAAAAATTCCTTCCCGACAAGCCATTCAATCTATTCAGTTAGATGGCGGTATATTTATGGACTATACGCCAACAGATAATGTGTGGAAGGCTGAGTAA
- a CDS encoding DUF5011 domain-containing protein — translation MRNFKKISFIFLIAIGLFSSCTKSIINTADQVGISKVTYYATITLKGNQYESIVKGNPYSDEGATATAGGNSLNVIVSGTVNTNAVGLYTISYSAKNKDGFSATSNRVVAVLPSAEQSGIDISGSYYYVSTGANNSTITKLAPGFYSTSNCWSSATTIGCLFICIDGTNIIMPNQSTPFGQLFGTGTLSGTGALTYIVSIPSQGINNSSRKWHKAN, via the coding sequence ATGAGAAATTTTAAGAAAATATCCTTTATATTTTTAATAGCAATCGGGCTCTTTTCTTCCTGCACAAAAAGTATAATAAATACTGCAGACCAAGTTGGGATATCAAAAGTCACTTATTATGCGACTATTACATTGAAGGGGAATCAATATGAGTCAATAGTTAAGGGCAATCCATATAGCGATGAAGGAGCAACTGCAACTGCAGGCGGTAACTCATTAAATGTTATTGTTTCCGGAACAGTAAATACAAATGCGGTAGGTCTTTATACAATTTCTTACTCAGCAAAAAACAAGGATGGCTTTTCTGCCACTTCTAATAGGGTTGTAGCGGTTTTACCTAGTGCAGAACAATCGGGTATAGACATTTCAGGTTCTTACTATTATGTATCTACAGGTGCAAATAATTCTACTATTACGAAATTAGCCCCAGGGTTTTATTCTACATCAAATTGTTGGAGTAGTGCTACTACAATTGGGTGCTTATTTATTTGTATTGATGGAACTAATATTATAATGCCGAATCAATCTACTCCCTTTGGCCAACTATTTGGAACGGGAACCCTTTCTGGTACAGGTGCTTTGACTTATATTGTAAGCATTCCTAGTCAAGGAATAAATAATAGCTCACGAAAATGGCACAAAGCGAACTAA
- a CDS encoding TMEM175 family protein, with the protein MNKNRLEAFSDGVFAIIITIMVLEIKIPHGETFAALTPLLPVFLSYILSFIYVGIYWNNHHHLLQSSKNVSGNILWANLHLLFWLSLLPFATGWTGENHFAPATMALYGFILMMAGLAWWILQNKLIATNGKDSVLAKAVGGHRLKEIISPIGYAIGIACSFWHTWISGCLYIFVATVWLVPDRRIEKTINNP; encoded by the coding sequence ATGAATAAAAATCGTTTAGAAGCCTTTAGTGATGGTGTTTTTGCTATTATTATTACCATAATGGTCTTGGAAATAAAAATACCTCATGGAGAAACATTTGCGGCTTTAACTCCACTGCTTCCTGTTTTTCTCAGTTATATTCTGAGCTTTATTTATGTAGGCATTTATTGGAACAATCACCACCATTTACTTCAATCATCCAAAAATGTTTCAGGAAATATTTTGTGGGCAAACCTTCACTTGCTCTTTTGGTTATCATTACTTCCTTTTGCTACCGGTTGGACAGGAGAAAACCATTTCGCTCCGGCTACAATGGCCTTATATGGTTTTATATTAATGATGGCTGGTCTTGCCTGGTGGATTTTACAAAACAAATTAATTGCAACAAACGGAAAGGATTCCGTGCTGGCAAAGGCAGTAGGTGGGCATAGACTTAAGGAAATAATTTCTCCGATTGGTTACGCAATAGGCATTGCCTGCTCTTTTTGGCATACTTGGATTTCTGGTTGTCTTTATATTTTTGTTGCGACAGTGTGGCTGGTTCCTGACCGCAGAATTGAAAAAACGATAAACAACCCATAA
- a CDS encoding SusD/RagB family nutrient-binding outer membrane lipoprotein has product MKLYNKNIIVSALVFMSFSILCSCQKQLDINHSPNNPALDLGSPQIVFPGAVLATAAKTGGDLAILGGLWSEYYTQSAVASQYRSLVQYNIQSPNFNSSYTVLMSSGLKNYQYVIDKAKTSEDWNYYLMATVMKAYTTEVLVDLYDQIPYSESLLGQSNLHPKFDDGHTIYLNLLASLDTALAKNLNAPTSTNPGSSDLIFGGKMSNWIAFANTLKLKMYLRMVNKYPSDAENGIKALYATSPSFLTVDAALTGFADQDSKRNPMYEQNIKQLNTPDNLRACKSFVSWLQQNSDPRITPFFGKPNITTVNAGDDNSATAGASTAATFVEHYNDPVEFISAAESYFLQAEANLRYSVGATDVVSYNKGVTQAFSELGLDATSFIALGGAYMYPITGSMADKLQAIITQKWAECAYGCHGIEAYFEKNRTGYPKTSLVYSDNIAYIPGQIVVSKSSVLAAGQLPKRLVFPYVEIQSNPNAPALVPITTPVWWGN; this is encoded by the coding sequence ATGAAATTATATAATAAAAATATCATTGTTTCTGCACTTGTATTTATGTCTTTCTCAATTTTGTGTAGTTGCCAGAAACAGCTTGATATAAATCATAGCCCCAATAATCCGGCCTTAGATTTAGGCTCTCCCCAAATAGTATTCCCGGGAGCGGTTTTAGCAACTGCAGCAAAGACTGGCGGGGATCTTGCAATTTTAGGAGGCTTATGGTCTGAATATTATACTCAATCGGCTGTAGCAAGTCAATATAGATCTTTGGTTCAATATAATATTCAGAGCCCAAATTTTAATTCATCTTATACAGTATTAATGTCAAGCGGGTTAAAAAATTATCAATATGTAATTGATAAAGCCAAGACTTCTGAAGATTGGAATTATTATTTAATGGCCACGGTGATGAAAGCTTATACAACGGAAGTACTTGTAGATTTATATGATCAAATACCGTATTCAGAATCATTATTGGGACAATCAAATCTTCATCCTAAATTTGATGATGGGCATACTATATATTTAAATTTATTAGCGAGTTTAGACACAGCTCTTGCAAAAAACTTGAACGCCCCTACAAGTACAAATCCCGGAAGTAGTGATTTAATCTTTGGTGGAAAAATGTCTAATTGGATTGCTTTTGCCAATACACTAAAGTTGAAGATGTATTTAAGGATGGTGAATAAATATCCTTCGGATGCTGAAAATGGGATAAAAGCCCTGTATGCTACATCTCCTAGTTTTTTAACCGTAGATGCAGCACTAACTGGTTTTGCAGATCAGGATTCAAAGAGAAATCCAATGTATGAACAAAATATTAAACAGCTTAATACTCCCGATAATTTACGTGCCTGTAAAAGTTTTGTAAGTTGGTTGCAACAAAATTCAGATCCAAGGATTACTCCTTTTTTTGGTAAACCAAATATTACCACCGTAAATGCGGGAGATGATAACAGTGCTACTGCAGGAGCTAGTACTGCTGCGACATTCGTTGAGCACTATAATGATCCCGTAGAATTTATTTCAGCCGCAGAATCTTATTTCTTGCAAGCGGAAGCCAATCTTAGATATAGTGTGGGAGCAACTGATGTTGTTTCGTATAATAAAGGAGTAACTCAAGCGTTTTCTGAACTAGGGCTAGATGCCACTTCTTTTATTGCCCTTGGAGGTGCATATATGTACCCTATCACTGGCTCAATGGCAGATAAATTGCAAGCTATCATCACTCAAAAATGGGCTGAATGTGCTTATGGTTGTCATGGTATAGAAGCATATTTTGAAAAGAACAGAACAGGTTACCCTAAAACAAGTTTGGTATATTCAGACAATATAGCATACATACCTGGGCAGATTGTAGTTTCAAAATCTTCTGTTTTGGCAGCGGGTCAATTGCCAAAGAGGTTGGTGTTCCCCTATGTTGAAATTCAATCAAACCCAAATGCTCCTGCATTGGTGCCAATAACAACACCTGTTTGGTGGGGAAATTAA